A genomic region of Manihot esculenta cultivar AM560-2 chromosome 15, M.esculenta_v8, whole genome shotgun sequence contains the following coding sequences:
- the LOC122721863 gene encoding D-amino-acid transaminase, chloroplastic-like: protein MEHQKSDEIVALEVEKEVCSEFKAHVFSSSAELLERLHEKWSSVKKQPYPAMYSSVYGGIVLHPAMMVIPIDDHMVHRGHGVFDTTIIFDGYLYELDVHLDRFLRSASKARISSPFPRSTLRSILIQMTAVSKCKKGTLRFWLSAGPGNFLLSPAGCPTSAFYAVVIDDDFSQCKEGVKAITSTIPMKTPEFATMKNVNYLPNVLSMMEAEDKGAFASIWVDDEGYIAEGPHVNVAFITQDKELILPFFDKILRGCTALRLLQLAPELVKQGRLKSVKTANVTVQEAKRAAEMMFVGSTLPLLPIIMWDEQPIGDGKVGELTMALSDLLWEDIAAGVGMQRIPVPYEKLTS, encoded by the exons ATGGAGCATCAAAAATCAG ATGAGATTGTTGCGCTGGAGGTTGAGAAAGAAGTCTGCAGTGAATTTAAGGCTCATGTGTTCTCTTCTTCTGCAGAG TTGCTTGAAAGGCTACATGAGAAATGGAGTTCGGTGAAAAAGCAACCATACCCAGCAATGTATTCAAGCGTGTATGGAGGAATAGTTCTTCATCCTGCAATGATGGTGATTCCTATAGATGATCACATGGTTCATCGAGGGCATGGAGTGTTCGATACGACTATCATTTTTGATGG ATATCTATATGAGCTTGATGTCCATTTGGATCGGTTTCTAAGATCAGCATCAAAAGCAAGGATATCTTCTCCTTTCCCTCGCTCAACTCTTCGAAGCATTCTTATCCAAATGACAGCAGTATCAAAATGCAAGAAAGGAACCCTAAGATTCTGGCTAAGTGCAGGCCCTGGAAACTTCTTGCTTTCCCCTGCTGGTTGTCCAACTTCTGCTTTCTATGCTGTAGTTATTGATGATGACTTCTCCCAGTGTAAGGAAGGGGTTAAAGCGATAACTTCCACTATCCCCATGAAGACACCTGAGTTTGCAACTATGAAGAATGTGAATTATCTCCCAAATGTCCTTTCAATGATGGAAGCCGAAGATAAGGGAGCATTTGCCTCCATCTGGGTTGATGACGAAGGCTATATTGCCGAGGGGCCGCATGTGAATGTGGCTTTCATAACCCAAGATAAGGAGCTTATCTTACCTTTCTTTGACAAGATCCTTAGGGGTTGCACTGCATTAAGGCTTCTTCAACTAGCACCTGAATTGGTCAAGCAAGGGCGGTTAAAAAGTGTTAAAACGGCTAATGTTACTGTTCAGGAGGCTAAAAGGGCAGCTGAAATGATGTTTGTTGGAAGCACACTTCCTCTCTTGCCGATTATCATGTGGGATGAGCAACCCATTGGAGATG GTAAGGTAGGAGAGTTGACCATGGCACTCTCTGATCTGCTTTGGGAAGATATTGCTGCAGGCGTTGGCATGCAAAGGATACCTGTTCCTTATGAGAAGCTAACCTCATAG